From one Rubrobacter xylanophilus genomic stretch:
- a CDS encoding sulfite exporter TauE/SafE family protein: MDLTHLFILGAAALFGGVLSGLFGVGGGGVFVPALVYGAGWGIKEAVAASLVIIVFSALSGTVRSMRSESPVDWRVAALFSCTVAPSALIGVLISRFSPEEVVELVFGCFLLSLAYPTFRRGSGEGRRRSLPPALALLGGVGVGTLSGLIGIGGAAMMVPLMMLGFGVSPKRAISTSLAITVLLGSVGAAGYIATGFDRIGGLPPLIAGAMVGAWLGVRLRDRLSEAFLQRAFAAFMVVVAVRVLYDALSGLLA, encoded by the coding sequence GTGGACCTGACGCACCTCTTCATCCTGGGCGCCGCCGCTCTCTTCGGCGGCGTCCTCTCCGGGCTCTTCGGGGTCGGAGGCGGGGGAGTGTTCGTCCCGGCCTTGGTGTACGGGGCCGGGTGGGGGATAAAGGAGGCGGTGGCGGCGAGCCTGGTCATCATCGTCTTCAGCGCCCTCTCCGGGACCGTGCGGAGCATGCGGAGCGAGTCGCCCGTCGACTGGCGGGTGGCGGCGCTCTTCTCCTGCACGGTCGCGCCCTCGGCGCTCATCGGGGTGCTCATCAGCCGGTTCTCGCCCGAGGAGGTGGTGGAGTTGGTCTTCGGGTGTTTCCTGCTCTCGCTCGCCTACCCCACCTTCCGGCGCGGCTCCGGGGAGGGGAGGCGGCGCTCGCTGCCCCCGGCGCTCGCGCTGCTCGGCGGGGTCGGGGTGGGGACTCTCTCCGGGCTCATCGGGATCGGCGGGGCGGCCATGATGGTCCCCCTGATGATGCTCGGCTTCGGGGTATCGCCGAAGAGGGCCATCTCCACCAGCCTCGCCATCACGGTGCTCCTGGGCTCGGTGGGGGCCGCCGGGTACATCGCCACCGGCTTCGACAGGATCGGCGGGCTGCCGCCGCTCATCGCCGGCGCCATGGTGGGGGCCTGGCTGGGGGTCAGGCTGCGCGATAGGCTCTCCGAGGCTTTCCTGCAGCGGGCGTTCGCCGCCTTCATGGTGGTGGTCGCGGTGCGGGTGCTCTACGACGCCCTGAGCGGTCTGCTCGCGTAG